One Vicugna pacos chromosome X, VicPac4, whole genome shotgun sequence DNA window includes the following coding sequences:
- the CT83 gene encoding kita-kyushu lung cancer antigen 1 → MSILLLLVSGVLFAFMFVFWKTLFQRNTGEMSSNSTSLALVRSSSPTGSTKSNTDKSLSVNHLSRDTLINFPHSIAMQKRILVNLAIVEYKLAEMEQCLITKGLNGALVNRKSIDNLTECNDSGGNH, encoded by the exons ATGAGCATCCTTTTGCTGCTAGTGAGCGGCGTTCTGTTCGCCTTTATGTTTGTCTTCTGGAAAACCCTATTTCAG AGAAATACTGGTGAAATGTCATCAAATTCGACCTCTCTTGCACTAGTAAGATCATCCTCTCCCACTGGGTCAACTAAGAGCAATACTGATAAGAGTCTTTCAGTCAACCATCTCTCTCGGGATACCTTAATTAATTTCCCGCACTCAATAGCCATGCAGAAGAGAATACTGGTAAACCTCGCGATTGTGGAATACAAGCTGGCTGAAATGGAACAATGCCTAATTACTAAGGGTTTAAATGGTGCATTAGTTAACCGGAAATCCATTGACAACCTTACAGAATGTAATGACAGTGGAGGTAATCATTAA